In Ignavibacteriota bacterium, the following proteins share a genomic window:
- a CDS encoding class I SAM-dependent methyltransferase, protein MQLNLHRVRKLVRNLPSVAMGYNIYVDTDKLRLIDHVFRYARPEASTFADLGGVWKVNGGYARYAAKRKNIRLGTLVDTDFPPEVLQRLESGSRLRLIKGDFTTEVVADQVGPVDVIFFFDVLLHQANPSWTEVLARYAKLAPCITIYNQQYVKGPATVRLTSLPLEEYIAIAPKGRDEVYRHVYAHADEIHPEYGKPWRDIHNVFQWGITDADLRAHMKQLGFREVFYRNYGRFSDLPAFENHAFVFVR, encoded by the coding sequence ATGCAATTGAATCTCCACCGTGTGCGGAAGCTGGTCCGCAATCTGCCCAGCGTTGCGATGGGGTACAACATCTATGTCGACACCGACAAGCTTCGCCTCATCGATCACGTCTTCCGCTACGCCCGTCCGGAGGCATCCACCTTTGCTGACCTCGGTGGTGTCTGGAAGGTGAATGGGGGCTACGCACGGTATGCCGCGAAGCGGAAGAACATCCGGCTTGGCACGCTGGTCGACACCGACTTCCCGCCGGAGGTCCTGCAGCGGCTCGAGAGCGGCTCCCGGTTGCGGCTGATCAAAGGTGATTTCACGACCGAGGTTGTGGCGGATCAGGTCGGCCCGGTGGATGTGATCTTCTTCTTCGATGTTCTTCTGCATCAGGCGAACCCCTCGTGGACCGAAGTGCTCGCACGCTATGCGAAACTCGCACCCTGTATCACCATCTACAACCAGCAGTATGTGAAGGGCCCCGCAACGGTCCGGCTCACGTCGCTGCCGCTCGAAGAGTACATCGCCATCGCACCCAAAGGCCGCGATGAGGTGTACCGGCATGTGTACGCCCATGCCGATGAGATCCATCCGGAGTACGGCAAGCCGTGGCGTGACATCCACAATGTGTTCCAGTGGGGGATCACGGATGCCGATCTGCGGGCGCACATGAAGCAGCTCGGGTTCCGCGAGGTGTTCTACCGGAACTACGGGCGATTCTCCGACCTCCCTGCATTCGAGAACCACGCGTTCGTCTTTGTCCGATAG
- a CDS encoding DUF3857 domain-containing protein, with translation MRTLLFALCALCVSITVHAQEPTFRWTLPTTADAAKLTQDKFPDADALILAKEEGFMEGPHTRSIFMIYNEVTISTKALMVKLFNQRAVEIFGSFTYEFPDRPMKEEKHTFRIAVRVMKPDGTVHVLPDTAIKTVTGIATGRGRALTQKVMYKLPDLAPGDIVHYEYSHAEPFSNKRQVLFYHHDRYPVLTSMAYINMPKQENVEYVHFPPEQFGPATVKDEGKSISSSWTLKGLAAVPDEPYGRPLADVTYLTTIVNKPESDESDGWREVAQRYFSTEVKKGSVSGSFMEELGVPRSLGDASWGQIDSLYSALRKYFRLKERSSVFTAASQMDKQIEEKEGDATDVAFIMLKALERWNVNAVPVLIRDRRAGSYELTVPSLVWFNRMALLISHKGKDLIYDFDRCVPSRYESPWFLNPITMFAVEDTGGAHLQLRYNSSWREHISSEMHQITLKPGKKAADSVVIALKGALAQSTRGAWYASEGEELDGKVRSYLEENVLDASTTVTVNAFRDEPVIIMNGTGTSRGAITAIDTVLLFQPQNQLLRHFRSEFSLPKRHFDVFLPQMFAYSLSWEIAVPTGYHAGPLPAEKQIVGPSGATAQISCMQQEDRVMVKGIVVFAQQTIPLEKYAEWKAFLDNVNAALEREVSFVKTGTGR, from the coding sequence ATGAGAACACTGCTCTTCGCCCTTTGCGCTCTCTGCGTTTCGATCACCGTCCACGCACAGGAACCGACATTCCGGTGGACGCTGCCCACCACCGCCGACGCCGCCAAGCTCACACAGGACAAGTTTCCCGATGCCGATGCTCTCATCCTTGCCAAGGAAGAGGGTTTCATGGAGGGGCCGCACACCAGGAGCATCTTCATGATCTACAATGAGGTGACGATCTCGACAAAAGCCCTGATGGTGAAACTCTTCAACCAGAGGGCTGTGGAGATCTTCGGCTCATTCACCTACGAATTCCCCGACCGCCCGATGAAGGAAGAGAAACACACCTTCAGGATCGCGGTGCGGGTGATGAAACCAGACGGCACGGTGCATGTGCTGCCGGACACCGCCATCAAGACCGTGACCGGCATCGCCACCGGGCGTGGCCGCGCCCTGACGCAAAAGGTGATGTACAAGCTTCCGGACCTCGCGCCAGGCGACATCGTGCATTACGAGTACTCACATGCAGAGCCGTTCTCGAACAAGCGGCAGGTCCTGTTCTACCATCACGACCGCTACCCTGTGCTCACGTCGATGGCATATATCAACATGCCCAAACAGGAGAACGTGGAGTATGTACACTTCCCGCCCGAACAGTTCGGACCGGCAACGGTGAAGGATGAGGGAAAATCGATCTCCTCTTCCTGGACGCTGAAAGGCCTGGCAGCGGTCCCGGACGAGCCCTATGGGCGCCCGCTGGCCGATGTGACGTACTTGACAACGATCGTGAACAAGCCAGAGTCCGACGAGAGCGATGGCTGGCGTGAGGTGGCACAACGCTATTTCAGCACCGAAGTCAAGAAAGGCTCGGTATCGGGGTCCTTCATGGAAGAACTCGGCGTGCCACGGTCGCTGGGAGATGCGTCATGGGGTCAGATCGATTCGCTGTACTCCGCACTGCGAAAGTACTTCCGGCTGAAGGAGAGATCGTCGGTGTTCACCGCAGCATCGCAGATGGACAAACAGATCGAGGAGAAGGAGGGCGATGCCACCGATGTCGCGTTCATCATGCTCAAGGCCCTGGAGCGGTGGAACGTGAACGCTGTGCCGGTCCTTATCCGGGACCGCCGGGCGGGCTCGTACGAACTGACCGTCCCTTCTCTGGTCTGGTTCAACCGCATGGCATTGCTCATCTCGCACAAGGGGAAGGACCTGATCTACGACTTCGACCGGTGCGTGCCGTCGCGCTACGAATCACCCTGGTTCCTGAATCCGATCACCATGTTCGCCGTTGAAGACACCGGAGGCGCGCACCTTCAGCTCAGGTACAATTCCTCGTGGCGCGAACACATTTCTTCGGAGATGCACCAGATCACCCTGAAGCCGGGGAAGAAGGCCGCGGACTCGGTGGTGATCGCGCTGAAGGGGGCGCTTGCGCAATCGACGCGGGGCGCGTGGTATGCGTCGGAGGGCGAGGAACTGGACGGGAAAGTGCGTTCGTATCTGGAAGAGAACGTACTGGACGCTTCGACCACTGTGACAGTGAATGCTTTCCGCGATGAACCCGTGATCATCATGAACGGAACCGGCACGTCGCGCGGAGCCATCACGGCGATCGATACGGTGTTGCTCTTCCAGCCACAGAACCAATTGCTGCGGCACTTCCGGTCCGAGTTCTCGCTGCCGAAAAGACACTTCGACGTCTTCCTGCCGCAGATGTTTGCGTATTCGTTATCCTGGGAGATCGCCGTTCCGACGGGATATCATGCCGGGCCGCTGCCCGCGGAAAAGCAGATCGTGGGCCCCTCTGGTGCAACTGCGCAGATCTCCTGCATGCAGCAGGAGGATCGCGTGATGGTGAAGGGGATCGTGGTCTTCGCACAGCAGACCATACCGCTGGAGAAATACGCGGAGTGGAAGGCATTTCTGGACAATGTCAATGCAGCCCTGGAGAGGGAAGTGAGCTTCGTAAAGACGGGCACCGGGCGTTGA
- a CDS encoding transglutaminase domain-containing protein, with amino-acid sequence MRTEPHTRDARTRGTPITAAVAMLVTATAAMLSGCGTTMLMEEDAVRRITAPADAAAHVVHCTADFTTMPDGTIQEKRYVVVRVGSDAAGFPRQLSVSEDANDRVLNVEGRILHTNGSAARIKPSAFYRVNVSDDQTIAEEYTRIAPLSEKVAPGDLVETVVLIEHVFPQMGVLFSPAMFGHAADNVACTVTTIPGHDLAMQMANVSITPVITTTPAGTVHSFTWPAYRPPGRTYHAMLERNPSPALFIVPSGQSWASFGDWYLDLVKDRLVPGKALADTAARVTAGKATARERMDAIFEYCQRNVRYEQMFLEHGEFVPNAADVILARKFGDCKDYTTLMHAMAASVGIPAHLAICYRGRGHRLHENIPASQFNHVLLHYSDNGVDRWYDATDRLGLCGTPSFDLANATALVVDRGQSKLVMIAESPANLLRVDGDLVMSDESGLTGILRATFTQQYAVEYSWASEHLNPEKMRNWLTHALHEVLGATMIIDSIGWSSARDAFTITARCRMPNCLAAIGENRYAAASRLFPNLLPDDTEEEGVQHAFFFPYYNRVAMDVAIARAAGGTAPVHLRLAYQLPAGPFTDADRPAFLAQLKDALAAFTRSIALTGTSHP; translated from the coding sequence ATGAGAACCGAACCACACACCAGGGATGCGCGGACCCGGGGCACACCGATCACGGCCGCCGTGGCAATGCTTGTTACAGCAACGGCGGCGATGCTTTCCGGATGCGGCACGACAATGCTGATGGAGGAGGATGCGGTCCGGCGGATCACCGCTCCGGCCGATGCTGCGGCACATGTTGTGCACTGCACGGCGGACTTCACGACCATGCCCGATGGCACCATTCAGGAAAAGCGGTACGTGGTGGTACGTGTCGGAAGCGATGCCGCGGGATTCCCGCGGCAACTGTCGGTGAGCGAGGACGCGAACGACAGGGTGCTGAACGTGGAAGGACGCATCCTTCACACCAATGGTTCCGCCGCACGGATCAAGCCATCGGCGTTCTACCGCGTGAATGTCAGTGATGACCAGACCATTGCTGAAGAGTACACGCGCATTGCGCCCCTGAGCGAGAAGGTGGCGCCGGGTGACCTTGTCGAGACCGTCGTGCTGATCGAGCATGTCTTTCCGCAGATGGGAGTACTCTTCTCACCCGCCATGTTCGGCCATGCCGCAGACAACGTCGCGTGTACCGTTACCACGATACCCGGACATGACCTCGCGATGCAGATGGCAAATGTATCGATCACACCGGTCATAACGACGACCCCCGCCGGCACGGTGCATAGCTTCACGTGGCCGGCGTACCGGCCCCCAGGGCGCACCTATCATGCGATGCTCGAGCGGAATCCGTCGCCGGCGCTCTTTATCGTCCCTTCAGGACAGAGTTGGGCGTCCTTTGGTGACTGGTATCTGGACCTGGTGAAGGACAGACTCGTCCCAGGGAAGGCGCTGGCAGATACCGCGGCCAGGGTGACCGCCGGTAAGGCCACGGCACGTGAGCGCATGGATGCCATCTTCGAATACTGTCAACGCAACGTACGCTATGAACAGATGTTCCTGGAGCATGGTGAGTTTGTGCCGAACGCCGCCGATGTGATCCTTGCGCGGAAGTTCGGGGACTGCAAAGACTACACAACGTTGATGCACGCCATGGCTGCAAGTGTCGGCATCCCTGCACACCTGGCCATTTGCTACCGGGGGCGAGGCCATCGCTTGCATGAGAACATCCCCGCCTCCCAGTTCAATCACGTTCTGCTGCACTACAGCGACAACGGTGTGGACCGCTGGTATGATGCCACGGACCGGTTGGGGCTGTGTGGCACGCCGTCGTTCGACCTTGCAAATGCCACGGCACTCGTTGTGGACCGCGGTCAGTCGAAGCTCGTGATGATCGCCGAGTCGCCTGCGAATCTGTTGCGTGTGGATGGCGACCTTGTGATGTCGGACGAATCGGGACTCACGGGCATCCTGAGGGCGACCTTCACTCAACAGTACGCGGTGGAATACTCGTGGGCCAGCGAGCATCTGAACCCTGAAAAGATGCGGAATTGGTTGACACACGCGTTGCATGAGGTCCTGGGCGCCACCATGATCATCGATTCGATCGGATGGTCGTCCGCACGCGATGCATTCACGATCACCGCGCGCTGCCGGATGCCCAACTGCCTGGCCGCGATCGGGGAGAATCGCTACGCAGCGGCTTCCAGGTTGTTCCCCAACCTTCTACCGGACGATACAGAGGAAGAGGGTGTGCAGCACGCGTTCTTCTTCCCGTACTACAACAGGGTAGCGATGGATGTTGCCATCGCCCGCGCCGCGGGCGGCACCGCACCGGTGCACCTGCGGCTGGCGTATCAGCTGCCCGCCGGACCCTTCACCGATGCGGATCGGCCGGCGTTTCTCGCACAACTGAAGGATGCTCTCGCCGCTTTCACACGATCCATCGCACTCACAGGGACCAGCCATCCATGA
- a CDS encoding C_GCAxxG_C_C family protein — MSRSAAAEELFRGHANCAQAVLIPFAADHGVDSATASHIAAGFGGGIARLQGTCGALTGACMALGIAIGAQEPDAAKAKDATSAAFREFQKRFVGLHGATTCRDLLNVDLNTEEGRAAHAQNNLRETICVPCVRDAAQIVDDLLTPTA, encoded by the coding sequence ATGTCCAGATCTGCCGCCGCAGAAGAACTCTTTCGGGGTCATGCCAATTGTGCACAGGCCGTGCTCATCCCATTTGCAGCTGACCATGGTGTGGACAGCGCAACGGCATCGCACATCGCCGCCGGTTTCGGCGGGGGGATCGCCCGGCTTCAGGGCACCTGCGGTGCGCTCACCGGCGCATGCATGGCGCTCGGCATTGCGATCGGCGCACAGGAGCCCGATGCGGCGAAGGCGAAGGATGCAACCTCGGCAGCATTCAGGGAGTTTCAGAAGCGCTTCGTCGGGCTGCACGGTGCAACCACATGCCGTGACCTGCTGAACGTGGACCTCAATACGGAAGAAGGGCGTGCCGCACACGCACAGAACAACCTGCGCGAAACGATCTGTGTCCCGTGCGTACGCGATGCGGCACAGATCGTGGACGACCTGCTGACGCCGACCGCATGA
- a CDS encoding response regulator, translated as MNTEQGDRGMEEGEGAQIRILIVEDDQTQRLKLTAILETQGYDVVVAVDGMDGFAKARELRPDLVLSDIIMPQMDGYELCRTIREEPGLSRTHVVLLTAQGDMDDVIKGLEAGADNYVTKPYDTKRLLETCEAVLADHADNPETECPCRDFPPLAVDEEHVAIRSSRKQILNFFVSMYRDALSRHNDLQAAHKKLRYYSEHLSQLVEERTAEAVDAHVRQRKAEDESQARAKLLDRAHDAIMVTDYEGHVKYWNKGAERLYGWTAAEVAGKPVGSILHNMRYPASTDSLRAVVEWGVWEGELHQVTKDGEERVVQSSWTLLTDDQDKTEGILTINVDVTERKSLEAKFLRTQRLESIGMLAGGIAHDLNNLVGPILMGAELLKRKIQDEDIRRTLSVIESGARRAVDVVQQVLTFARGTTGERVRVQLKHLLKEMQQTIRGSFPPSISLTLDYTKDLPLILGDTTQIHQVLMNLCVNARDAMPEGGMLSLAVRHITIDEAYVTMDPDAKPGEYIELVVKDTGMGMPPHVKERIFEPFFTTKDAGKGTGLGLPTVLSIVRSHNGFMHVESEQGRGTEFHIFFPVAPRGGEDVMHDETKVAPVGNGELVLFVDDEQILREVVGTTLERSGYRVVTASDGIEALARFAERNKEISVTIIDLLMPNLDGPITIKTMRKLNPQARLVAISGHEEAMRQAGNTLGPSVPLLGKPFTSMELLTMIHEQIHREQ; from the coding sequence ATGAACACTGAACAGGGGGACCGGGGCATGGAAGAGGGAGAAGGCGCCCAGATACGCATCCTGATCGTTGAAGATGATCAGACACAGCGGCTGAAACTCACGGCCATCCTCGAGACCCAGGGATACGATGTTGTCGTTGCCGTGGACGGCATGGATGGGTTCGCCAAGGCCAGGGAACTCCGCCCTGATCTTGTGCTGAGCGACATCATCATGCCGCAGATGGACGGCTATGAACTCTGCCGCACCATCCGCGAGGAACCCGGCCTCTCAAGAACCCATGTGGTCCTGCTCACCGCCCAGGGAGACATGGACGATGTGATCAAGGGGCTGGAAGCAGGGGCCGACAACTACGTGACGAAGCCGTACGATACCAAACGGCTTCTGGAGACGTGTGAAGCGGTTCTTGCGGACCACGCCGATAACCCCGAAACGGAATGCCCGTGCCGGGACTTCCCTCCCCTGGCAGTGGACGAGGAACATGTCGCCATCCGGAGTTCCCGGAAACAGATCCTGAATTTCTTCGTCAGCATGTATCGCGACGCGCTCTCGCGTCACAACGACCTGCAGGCAGCACACAAGAAACTGCGGTACTACTCCGAACACCTCTCCCAACTCGTCGAGGAACGAACAGCGGAGGCTGTCGATGCGCATGTGCGGCAACGCAAGGCCGAGGATGAAAGCCAGGCGCGTGCGAAGCTGCTCGACCGGGCCCACGACGCCATCATGGTGACGGACTATGAGGGCCACGTCAAGTACTGGAACAAGGGTGCAGAACGGCTCTATGGCTGGACAGCCGCGGAGGTGGCCGGCAAACCGGTCGGGTCGATCCTGCACAACATGCGGTACCCGGCTTCCACGGATTCCCTGCGGGCGGTGGTGGAGTGGGGAGTATGGGAAGGGGAATTGCATCAGGTGACCAAGGACGGCGAGGAGCGGGTGGTGCAGAGCAGCTGGACCCTCCTCACCGATGATCAGGACAAGACCGAAGGCATTCTGACGATCAACGTGGACGTCACCGAGAGGAAATCGCTGGAGGCGAAGTTCCTTCGCACGCAGCGACTGGAAAGCATCGGCATGCTTGCCGGCGGCATCGCCCACGATCTCAACAACCTGGTCGGCCCGATCCTGATGGGTGCGGAGCTGTTGAAGCGCAAGATCCAGGACGAGGACATCCGGAGAACGCTCAGCGTCATTGAATCCGGCGCACGGCGCGCAGTGGATGTGGTGCAACAGGTGCTGACCTTCGCACGCGGGACGACCGGCGAACGGGTGCGGGTCCAGTTGAAACACCTGCTGAAAGAGATGCAGCAGACCATTCGCGGCTCATTCCCGCCGTCGATCTCGCTGACGCTGGATTATACGAAGGATCTTCCACTCATTCTGGGCGATACGACCCAGATCCACCAGGTCCTGATGAACCTGTGCGTGAATGCACGTGATGCGATGCCGGAGGGCGGCATGCTGTCGCTCGCCGTGCGTCACATCACGATCGATGAGGCATATGTGACCATGGATCCCGACGCGAAGCCGGGAGAATACATCGAACTCGTGGTCAAAGACACCGGTATGGGGATGCCGCCGCATGTCAAAGAACGCATCTTCGAACCATTCTTCACGACGAAAGACGCCGGCAAGGGGACCGGGCTTGGCCTGCCGACCGTGCTGTCCATCGTGCGCAGTCACAACGGGTTCATGCATGTGGAGAGCGAACAGGGGCGTGGCACGGAGTTCCACATCTTCTTCCCGGTCGCACCGCGCGGCGGCGAGGATGTGATGCACGACGAGACGAAAGTCGCGCCTGTCGGCAACGGCGAACTGGTGCTCTTCGTGGATGATGAGCAGATCCTCCGCGAGGTGGTCGGCACGACATTGGAACGTTCCGGATATCGTGTGGTGACGGCGAGCGACGGCATCGAAGCGCTGGCACGGTTCGCCGAGCGCAACAAGGAGATCAGCGTGACGATCATCGACCTGCTCATGCCGAATCTTGACGGGCCGATCACGATCAAAACGATGCGCAAGCTGAATCCCCAGGCCCGCCTGGTCGCGATCAGCGGGCATGAGGAGGCCATGCGGCAGGCAGGCAATACCCTCGGGCCGTCGGTGCCCCTCTTGGGGAAGCCGTTCACATCGATGGAACTCCTGACAATGATCCACGAACAGATACACCGGGAACAATAA
- a CDS encoding response regulator has product MKRVALKQSPRLGLMVGTFVVPLVVFALGVVWQFTKAMEQEMLAHAEEKAGMSCEVLASSVGMGLSEGSFELVQKSYDLVRRDSNFTYIGIFDDQDIPLIEHNPAFIAATPLGIDITVPFVERRDREIRAEAVAQYQGVVYGRVSMVYSLERLREKASSLRTFTLIVGLIVFAIGLYGVYLLRRQDQALRHTAEDLSKSERFLEDIVNSAPVVLLAKDVRNDNRIVLWNKMCEEVFQATAEQMLGRHLSEILPDGEARAIKESDAQVIATRSIVEVQEQTISPSLGPQRLLRTKKLPLFDGRGVITHILTIGQDIASQKQWELDVMRAMESAEAASRAKGEFLANMSHEIRTPMNGIIGMTDLALRTELTDRQRKYLNAVKTSADSLLVVVNDVLDFSKIEAGKLILEMTPFDLRETVGDVVKTMAPQARKKHLELLLDIANAVPRVVEGDPTRLSQILTNLINNALKFTEEGEIIVRLKLGSLKGNTAVLRFDVEDTGIGIPKEKISSVFESFTQADLSTTRKYGGTGLGLSITARLLDLMGGSIQVESDPGRGTNFSFTVTLGVIEGHSGFLPTGVERLEGMRVVVIDDNRTNRYLVCDSLTYWGMKPKPLDHPWDLQDVLAKADQTLLPYQVVIVDSKMPETSGGDLIRAISTVALKTRPKFIMLSQEMQDADASDDPLSWPDIVLEKPVKQSELFDAIVTVLDKDQSMTVRKTSGDAIKPAEQPLRVLLAEDHIVNQELAMGILELAGHITTLARNGKEAVDMLSWQEFDVVLMDVQMPEMDGFQATAIIRDREKETGDHIPIIAMTAHAMSGYKEKCLDAGMDDYLSKPVRANQLLEFLSRLGPRTITPVPPRQPVAAAAALDQPSPDVPHFHGAVFDGPEALRQCLDNTDLLRRVVQSFVESLPAVKKDIRDALAAGDAPVLAKAAHTLKGATGSIVAQRSSLASLAIEQAAKAGDLAAAAAGWASLSAELVQLEEAIPAFLAALPEAEAARPIMKLKHRRTTHEH; this is encoded by the coding sequence GTGAAACGTGTGGCCCTGAAACAGAGCCCACGCCTTGGACTCATGGTGGGGACCTTCGTGGTCCCCCTCGTGGTCTTTGCCCTCGGCGTTGTCTGGCAATTCACCAAAGCGATGGAACAGGAAATGCTCGCCCATGCTGAAGAAAAGGCGGGCATGTCGTGCGAGGTCCTTGCATCGTCGGTGGGCATGGGGCTGAGTGAAGGAAGCTTCGAACTGGTACAGAAGTCCTATGACCTTGTCCGGCGTGACAGCAACTTCACCTACATCGGGATCTTTGACGACCAGGACATCCCCCTGATCGAGCACAACCCGGCCTTCATTGCGGCAACACCGCTTGGCATTGACATCACGGTACCCTTCGTTGAGCGCAGGGACAGGGAGATCCGGGCCGAAGCCGTGGCACAGTATCAGGGGGTCGTATATGGACGGGTGAGCATGGTCTATTCACTGGAGCGATTGCGCGAGAAGGCCTCATCCCTCCGGACCTTCACGCTCATCGTCGGCTTGATCGTCTTCGCGATCGGCCTGTACGGCGTGTACTTGCTCCGGCGACAGGACCAGGCACTCCGGCACACGGCCGAGGATCTCAGCAAGTCCGAGCGGTTCCTCGAGGATATCGTCAACAGCGCTCCCGTGGTATTGCTGGCAAAGGATGTCCGGAACGACAACAGGATCGTGCTCTGGAACAAGATGTGCGAGGAGGTCTTCCAGGCAACGGCGGAACAAATGCTGGGGAGACACCTGAGCGAGATCCTCCCGGACGGCGAAGCGCGGGCTATCAAAGAGAGCGACGCGCAGGTGATCGCCACCAGGAGCATTGTGGAAGTGCAGGAGCAGACCATCTCGCCTTCTCTCGGTCCGCAGCGGCTCCTCCGGACGAAGAAACTGCCACTCTTCGACGGTCGCGGCGTGATCACGCACATCCTGACGATCGGCCAGGACATCGCATCACAGAAACAATGGGAACTCGACGTGATGCGCGCAATGGAGAGCGCCGAAGCGGCATCACGCGCCAAGGGCGAATTCCTTGCGAACATGAGCCACGAGATCCGTACACCCATGAATGGCATCATCGGGATGACCGATCTCGCGCTGCGCACGGAACTCACCGACCGTCAACGGAAGTATCTCAATGCCGTGAAGACATCGGCGGATTCGCTCCTGGTGGTCGTGAATGATGTGCTTGATTTCTCGAAGATCGAGGCCGGGAAGCTGATCCTGGAGATGACACCATTCGACCTGCGCGAGACGGTCGGCGATGTGGTCAAGACCATGGCGCCCCAGGCCCGTAAGAAGCATCTGGAACTCCTGCTGGACATCGCGAACGCCGTCCCCCGGGTGGTCGAGGGAGACCCCACACGTTTGTCGCAGATCCTCACCAACCTCATCAACAACGCACTCAAGTTCACCGAAGAAGGCGAGATCATCGTACGCCTGAAGCTGGGATCCCTGAAGGGGAACACCGCGGTGCTCCGGTTCGACGTCGAGGACACCGGGATCGGTATCCCGAAGGAGAAGATCAGCAGCGTCTTCGAGTCGTTCACCCAGGCAGACCTTTCCACGACGCGCAAATACGGTGGCACCGGGCTTGGCCTGTCGATCACCGCACGCCTTCTGGATCTCATGGGCGGCTCCATTCAGGTGGAGAGCGACCCCGGAAGGGGGACCAACTTCTCTTTTACCGTGACCCTTGGTGTGATCGAGGGGCACAGTGGATTCCTTCCCACGGGTGTGGAGCGGCTTGAGGGGATGCGTGTGGTGGTGATCGATGACAACCGGACGAACCGTTATCTCGTCTGCGACTCGCTCACGTACTGGGGGATGAAGCCCAAGCCCCTGGATCATCCGTGGGATCTGCAGGACGTGCTGGCGAAGGCGGACCAGACCCTGCTGCCCTATCAGGTGGTGATCGTGGACTCGAAGATGCCCGAAACGTCAGGGGGGGATCTCATCCGGGCGATCTCCACCGTGGCGCTCAAGACACGCCCCAAATTCATCATGCTCTCTCAGGAGATGCAGGATGCCGATGCGTCGGACGATCCGCTCTCCTGGCCGGACATCGTCCTTGAGAAACCGGTGAAGCAATCAGAGTTGTTCGATGCCATCGTTACGGTCCTCGACAAGGACCAGTCCATGACCGTCCGGAAGACCTCCGGCGATGCCATCAAGCCGGCCGAGCAACCGCTGCGCGTGCTCCTTGCCGAAGATCATATCGTGAACCAGGAACTCGCGATGGGGATCCTCGAGCTGGCAGGCCATATCACCACGCTCGCACGCAATGGCAAGGAAGCGGTGGACATGCTGTCCTGGCAGGAATTCGATGTGGTCCTGATGGATGTGCAGATGCCCGAGATGGACGGATTCCAGGCAACGGCGATCATCCGTGACCGGGAGAAAGAGACCGGCGACCATATTCCGATCATCGCCATGACGGCACACGCCATGAGTGGCTATAAAGAGAAGTGCCTGGACGCGGGCATGGACGACTATCTGTCCAAACCCGTACGCGCGAACCAGTTGCTTGAATTTCTTAGCCGTCTCGGACCACGGACCATCACGCCTGTGCCGCCTCGGCAACCGGTCGCCGCCGCCGCCGCCCTGGATCAACCATCGCCCGATGTCCCCCACTTCCATGGGGCGGTTTTTGATGGTCCGGAAGCGTTGCGCCAATGCCTGGATAACACAGACCTGCTCAGGCGCGTTGTGCAGAGTTTCGTCGAAAGTTTGCCGGCAGTGAAGAAGGACATTCGTGACGCCCTTGCCGCGGGCGATGCACCGGTGCTCGCGAAGGCGGCGCACACATTGAAGGGGGCCACGGGAAGCATCGTGGCCCAGCGTTCGTCGCTCGCCTCGCTCGCCATCGAACAGGCGGCGAAGGCTGGAGATCTGGCAGCGGCAGCGGCCGGATGGGCATCCCTCTCCGCTGAACTCGTCCAGCTCGAAGAAGCCATCCCGGCGTTCCTGGCTGCACTGCCAGAAGCAGAAGCAGCGCGCCCGATCATGAAACTCAAACACCGAAGAACGACACATGAACACTGA
- a CDS encoding substrate-binding domain-containing protein: MKKLLTILLIIIAITATGRAQIVVIVHPSVPGSTIDNTSLVDIYMLSKTKWADDTPIRVFTLKKGSAQVERFYSPLGLNTLTLNKQWLRIQLTGEGRAPTAITEEEIVARVAATPGAIGFVDPSQVTDKVKVLRQVNQ, from the coding sequence ATGAAAAAGCTCCTCACGATTCTCCTGATCATCATCGCCATAACGGCGACGGGACGTGCCCAGATCGTGGTCATTGTCCACCCATCGGTTCCCGGGTCGACCATCGACAATACATCGCTCGTCGATATCTACATGCTTTCAAAGACCAAATGGGCGGACGACACTCCGATCCGTGTCTTCACCCTGAAGAAAGGGTCAGCACAGGTGGAGCGGTTCTATTCTCCCCTGGGCCTCAACACCCTCACGCTGAACAAACAGTGGCTCCGGATCCAGTTGACCGGTGAAGGGCGTGCGCCCACGGCGATCACCGAGGAAGAGATCGTGGCGCGTGTCGCTGCCACACCGGGTGCGATCGGGTTTGTGGATCCTTCCCAGGTCACGGACAAGGTGAAGGTGTTGCGACAGGTCAACCAGTGA